A stretch of the Arachis stenosperma cultivar V10309 chromosome 6, arast.V10309.gnm1.PFL2, whole genome shotgun sequence genome encodes the following:
- the LOC130932957 gene encoding glutathione S-transferase L3-like produces the protein MATVAVQEIRPPTLSATSDPPPIFDGTTRLYISYSCPFAQRVWITRNYKGLQEKIKLVPIDLQNKPAWYKEKVHPEGKVPSLEHDGKILVESIDLIKYIDVNFEGPSLYPNDPTKREFGEELIKYVDIFTKEMFGSFKGDPVTQTSATYDYLENALGKYEDGPFFLGEFSLVDIAYITFVERFQLVSSEIYKHDITAGRPKLATWIEEVNKKNAYKQTKPENPQEFVDFVKKRFLGQ, from the exons ATGGCAACAGTAGC TGTGCAAGAAATTCGACCTCCCACTCTGTCTGCAACCTCAGACCCACCACCTATCTTTGATGGAACTACCAGGTTGTACATCAGTTATTCATGCCCTTTTGCGCAGCGCgtatggatcactaggaactaCAAG GGATTACAAGAAAAGATCAAATTAGTTCCTATTGACCTTCAGAACAAGCCTGCTTGGTATAAAGAGAAGGTCCACCCAGAAGGCAAG GTGCCATCTCTTGAACATGACGGCAAGATTTTGGTAGAGAGTATTGACTTGATCAAATACATAGATGTCAATTTCGAAGGACCATCTCTATATCCTAAT GATCCTACCAAGAGGGAATTCGGTGAGGAGCTAATTAAGTATGTCGATATTTTTACCAAAGAGATGTTTGGATCATTCAAAGGCGACCCTGTAACGCAAACAA GTGCTACATATGACTACCTGGAGAATGCTCTTGGTAAATATGAAGATGGCCCATTTTTCCTTGGTGAATTTAGCTTG GTGGACATTGCCTATATCACATTTGTTGAGAGGTTCCAACTTGTGTCATCAGAGATTTACAAGCATGACATCACTGCTGGAAGGCCTAAACTAGCTACATGGATTGAG gAGGTAAACAAGAAAAATGCATATAAGCAGACAAAACCTGAAAATCCACAAGAGTTCGTTGACTTTGTCAAGAAGCGTTTCTTG GGGCAGTAG